A single genomic interval of Helianthus annuus cultivar XRQ/B chromosome 13, HanXRQr2.0-SUNRISE, whole genome shotgun sequence harbors:
- the LOC110900508 gene encoding uncharacterized protein LOC110900508: MAKHIWSIISKRDSIWVQWIHEYKLKGRNFWEIPCRGSMSWGWRKILSIRGIMRPLIWYVLKSGRQANVWSNNWCNVSPLRSFITPRAIANAGFNLKLLVADVIDANGNWRWPQAWFDFFPVLITIQTPQLVENVCDRLVWKDLDGNVGDFEAAQIWNTIRNRDNIANWAHMVWFSQCVPRHSFHMWLVIKNKLKTQDR, from the coding sequence ATGGCCAAACATATTTGGAGTATTATAAGTAAACGTGACTCTATTTGGGTGCAATGGATTCATGAGTACAAGCTTAAGGGGAGGAATTTTTGGGAGATTCCTTGTCGGGGTAGTATGAGTTGGGGATGGAGGAAAATATTGTCCATTCGGGGTATTATGAGACCTCTCATCTGGTATGTGCTCAAAAGTGGTCGGCAAGCTAATGTTTGGAGCAATAATTGGTGCAATGTAAGTCCGTTGCGTTCATTCATTACTCCTCGTGCTATAGCAAATGCAGGTTTTAATTTGAAGTTGTTGGTTGCGGATGTTATTGATGCAAATGGGAATTGGAGATGGCCCCAAGCTTGGTTTGATTTCTTTCCGGTTCTAATAACTATTCAAACGCCTCAATTAGTTGAAAATGTTTGTGATCGCTTGGTTTGGAAAGATTTGGATGGTAATGTTGGTGACTTTGAAGCAGCTCAAATATGGAACACGATTCGAAACAGGGATAACATTGCGAACTGGGCTCATATGGTTTGGTTCTCTCAATGTGTTCCTCGGCACTCTTTTCATATGTGGCTGGTCATTAAGAACAAACTGAAAACTCAGGATCGTTAA
- the LOC110900507 gene encoding uncharacterized protein LOC110900507 yields the protein MLEDGPWMIRNVSIILKEWSASVKLEKEDIQAIPVWVKMHDVPLAAYTEDGISLVASKIGVPKMLDSYTATMCAESWGRSSYARALIEVQAGADLKRSVTVAIPSLDGNGYSKVEVKIEYDWEPLRCSSCCVFGHEDNSCPKNHQVGSNGEAGKKGDDFQVVDSKKKKANNQGLHMKNQKSKFVYRPIINPKPKQPLRSSNQVATSNPFDVLKDDNGDQGGVTVGRVEKKVTQSNGKQDSDEEEVVEVYNETSEFMTSGTRPSSSRAGASTSSTKFSNG from the coding sequence ATGTTAGAGGACGGGCCATGGATGATAAGAAATGTTTCGATAATTTTGAAGGAGTGGTCGGCCTCAGTTAAGCTAGAGAAAGAGGATATTCAAGCTATTCCAGTTTGGGTaaagatgcatgatgtgccgttagCGGCATATACTGAGGATGGTATTAGTTTGGTTGCCTCTAAGATAGGTGTGCCCAAGATGCTGGATTCGTATACTGCCACGATGTGTGCTGAGTCTTGGGGCAGGAGCAGTTATGCTAGGGCACTAATTGAAGTTCAGGCGGGGGCTGATTTAAAAAGGAGTGTTACGGTTGCAATTCCTTCTTTAGATGGTAATGGTTACTCTAAGGTGGAGGTTAaaattgaatatgattgggaACCTTTAAGGTGTTCTTCTTGCTGTGTGTTTGGCCATGAAGATAACTCGTGCCCAAAAAACCATCAGGTGGGTTCGAATGGGGAAGCTGGTAAGAAGGgtgatgattttcaggttgtggattccaaaaagaagaaagcTAACAACCAAGGCCTCCACATGAAAAATCAGAAATCCAAGTTTGTTTATAGACCAATTATCAATCCAAAACCAAAACAACCCTTGAGGAGTTCGAACCAGGTTGCAACATCTAACCCTTTTGATGTCCTCAAGGACGATAATGGAGATCAGGGAGGTGTCACTGTGGGTCGAGTGGAGAAAAAGGTTACTCAGTCGAACGGCAAGCAGGAttcggatgaggaggaggttgtTGAAGTCTATAATGAAACTAGTGAGTTTATGACTTCGGGTACACGTCCTTCATCTTCAAGAGCCGGGGCAAGCACATCTTCCACAAAATTCAGCAACGGATAG